From the genome of Staphylococcus haemolyticus, one region includes:
- a CDS encoding DUF819 domain-containing protein, translated as MFTIGTLIAKDDTWILWAIIIVWATVSIFLEQKYQWASTISGAIIALVGAMLLSNFKIIPTESPVYDTVWDYAVPISIPLLLFSSNILKIWKESRRLLYIFLIASVGTLMGTTVGFILLHQWIPYLAKIGAMMTGSYIGGGVNFAALSTKFKTPSDMISSTVVADNSVMALYFMLLIAIPSLPIIKRWFKTDYQTESTPETQQSYWQPKQIQLLDIALSIAIAVALVAISFKLSEVIQHVIPQSNVLLTILVSFFGDQYLLLTTLTLLAVAIWGDFFDKLAGSSEIGTFIIYIFFVVIGTPASFMTIIKTAPLLFVYVMIILIFNLGLSLILGKLFNFKIEEILLASNATAGGPTTAAALAISKGWQGLVGPILIIGTLGYVIGNYAGTLIYQLLIHIG; from the coding sequence ATGTTTACAATAGGGACATTAATCGCAAAAGATGATACATGGATATTATGGGCCATAATTATAGTTTGGGCGACAGTCAGTATCTTCTTGGAACAGAAATATCAATGGGCAAGTACCATTTCAGGTGCCATCATTGCATTAGTAGGGGCTATGTTATTATCTAATTTTAAGATTATTCCCACTGAATCGCCGGTTTATGATACGGTATGGGATTACGCGGTACCAATATCAATTCCTTTATTATTGTTCAGTTCTAATATTTTAAAGATTTGGAAGGAAAGTCGTCGATTATTATATATCTTCTTAATTGCATCAGTTGGAACATTGATGGGGACAACGGTAGGATTTATTTTACTTCATCAATGGATTCCATATTTAGCAAAAATTGGTGCGATGATGACAGGAAGTTATATAGGTGGTGGCGTGAACTTTGCAGCTTTGAGCACGAAGTTCAAAACACCAAGTGATATGATTTCATCAACAGTTGTTGCAGATAATAGTGTTATGGCATTGTACTTTATGTTGTTAATTGCAATACCGTCTTTACCTATTATAAAAAGGTGGTTTAAGACAGATTATCAAACTGAGTCAACACCAGAAACCCAACAATCTTATTGGCAACCGAAGCAAATTCAATTATTAGATATTGCACTTTCGATAGCGATTGCAGTGGCATTAGTAGCAATCAGTTTTAAATTATCTGAGGTCATTCAACATGTGATACCGCAGTCTAATGTCCTACTTACGATACTGGTTTCTTTCTTTGGCGACCAATACTTGTTACTTACAACACTTACATTATTGGCAGTGGCTATTTGGGGAGATTTCTTTGATAAATTAGCCGGTTCTTCAGAAATTGGAACATTTATTATTTACATATTCTTTGTAGTGATAGGAACACCTGCCTCATTTATGACGATTATCAAAACAGCACCACTATTATTTGTCTATGTGATGATTATTTTAATTTTCAATCTAGGTTTAAGTTTAATACTAGGAAAGTTATTTAACTTTAAGATTGAAGAAATACTGTTGGCAAGTAATGCTACTGCTGGTGGTCCTACAACGGCAGCAGCTTTAGCTATCAGTAAAGGGTGGCAAGGTCTTGTTGGACCGATACTAATTATAGGTACATTGGGTTATGTCATAGGGAACTATGCGGGCACACTTATTTATCAACTTTTAATACACATTGGATAA
- a CDS encoding putative hydro-lyase has product MNYKQSSPEVLRQLIRDGELVGHTSGMAEGYIQANVVILPSKYAYDFLKFCFRNPKTCPLLDVSEVGAHSFPYYGPYADIRTDVPKYRIYEHGQLIKEVDDITDLYTEDMVSFLIGCSFTFEHALLEAGLPVRHIEEGHNVPMYRTNIPAESSGYFKGNITVSMRPMTMTQAIKATEITSHFKNVHGTPIHIGTPEELGITDIDKPDYGEAVTIKPNEVPVFWGCGVTPQSVALDAKPELMITHSPGHMFITDIKDSELND; this is encoded by the coding sequence ATGAATTACAAACAGTCATCACCTGAAGTCTTACGTCAATTAATTCGAGATGGAGAACTTGTCGGTCACACAAGCGGTATGGCTGAAGGTTATATACAAGCTAATGTGGTTATATTGCCATCGAAATATGCTTATGATTTCTTAAAGTTCTGTTTTAGAAATCCAAAGACTTGCCCACTCTTAGATGTATCAGAAGTTGGCGCACATTCTTTTCCATATTATGGGCCATATGCGGATATACGCACTGATGTTCCGAAGTATCGCATTTATGAACATGGGCAATTGATTAAGGAAGTTGACGATATCACTGATCTTTATACTGAAGATATGGTTAGCTTTCTAATTGGTTGTAGTTTCACTTTTGAACATGCATTGTTGGAAGCTGGCTTACCTGTACGTCATATTGAAGAAGGTCATAATGTACCTATGTATCGTACTAACATCCCTGCCGAATCAAGTGGCTATTTTAAAGGTAACATTACAGTTAGTATGCGTCCGATGACTATGACTCAAGCGATTAAGGCAACAGAAATTACTTCACATTTTAAGAATGTTCATGGCACGCCGATTCATATTGGTACACCAGAAGAACTGGGAATCACTGATATCGATAAGCCTGATTATGGAGAAGCTGTCACAATCAAACCTAACGAAGTGCCTGTCTTCTGGGGATGTGGCGTGACACCACAATCTGTTGCACTTGATGCCAAACCTGAGTTAATGATTACACATTCACCTGGACACATGTTTATTACAGATATTAAAGATAGCGAATTAAATGATTAA
- a CDS encoding BCCT family transporter, which produces MNDKRKKNNYLVYGISVAIIILITAMAGIFPKAFGANAQHIYNFISNSFGWLFLLIIFILDIFLISLAISRYGRFKLGSDDEEPEFSFLSWLGMLFSAGLGVGIVFWGVAEPLTHYLHSPFPKDVPNQSAESARVAMGYTFFHWGISQWSIFAMAGLIVAYFQFRKKRDGLISTAMEPVFGQAYKRPFRNVIDILAIIATVMGIATSIGLGIMQISGGLNHVFHVPNNNVTKIAITVLMVCIFLGSAITGLNRGVKWLSNINIILGAVLLLFMLIFGDLKFIFESYTLAIGDYIRHFVEYSLRINPYSGNNAWIQQWTVFYWAWVISWSPFIGGFVARVSRGRTIREFIMCVLIVPPLISFVWIAGFGGMAVKVAMGGDNIAKLVDKDYTVALFELLSKFPLADITSILAVVLIFLLIVTSADSTTHIVAGMATGGSENPKVKHKVIWGLLIGAISVAMTIAGGLTSLQTASVVTGLPFSIILLLMTLSIMRALRREHTKHFQMSYIDDDKDYSIPLEQREDHNKSNEKEQDKEQNNEEE; this is translated from the coding sequence ATGAATGACAAGCGGAAGAAAAATAATTATTTAGTATATGGGATATCCGTAGCCATCATTATACTTATTACTGCAATGGCCGGGATCTTTCCTAAAGCATTTGGCGCTAATGCACAACATATTTATAATTTTATTTCTAATTCATTTGGTTGGCTGTTCTTACTTATTATATTTATTTTAGATATCTTTTTAATCTCTTTAGCAATTTCTCGTTACGGTCGTTTCAAATTAGGCAGTGATGATGAAGAACCAGAGTTTTCATTTTTATCATGGCTAGGAATGTTATTTTCAGCAGGACTAGGTGTCGGTATTGTATTCTGGGGTGTTGCTGAACCACTCACACATTATCTTCATTCACCTTTTCCAAAAGATGTGCCAAATCAATCAGCCGAATCAGCACGTGTAGCCATGGGCTATACCTTCTTTCATTGGGGGATATCACAATGGTCAATCTTCGCTATGGCTGGACTTATCGTGGCATATTTCCAATTTAGAAAGAAGCGAGATGGTTTAATTTCTACAGCAATGGAACCTGTCTTTGGTCAAGCTTACAAACGTCCATTTCGAAATGTGATTGATATTTTAGCAATTATAGCTACAGTCATGGGTATTGCCACTTCTATAGGTCTTGGCATCATGCAAATTAGTGGTGGATTGAATCATGTCTTCCATGTACCAAATAATAACGTTACAAAAATTGCTATTACGGTACTCATGGTTTGTATTTTCTTAGGTTCTGCAATAACTGGTTTAAATCGAGGCGTTAAATGGCTAAGTAACATCAATATTATTTTAGGCGCTGTTTTACTACTATTCATGCTTATCTTTGGAGACTTAAAATTCATCTTCGAATCTTATACTTTAGCAATCGGAGACTATATCAGACATTTTGTTGAATATAGCTTACGTATTAATCCATATTCTGGCAATAATGCTTGGATACAACAGTGGACTGTCTTTTATTGGGCATGGGTAATCTCATGGTCACCGTTCATAGGAGGTTTCGTCGCTCGCGTATCTCGTGGACGTACAATTCGTGAATTTATCATGTGTGTATTAATCGTACCTCCACTCATTTCATTCGTATGGATTGCAGGATTTGGTGGTATGGCCGTTAAAGTTGCTATGGGTGGCGATAACATCGCTAAATTAGTAGATAAAGATTACACAGTAGCTTTATTTGAATTACTATCAAAATTTCCATTAGCAGATATTACGAGCATATTAGCAGTCGTCTTAATATTCTTACTCATAGTGACAAGTGCAGACTCAACAACACATATTGTTGCTGGCATGGCAACAGGAGGTAGCGAGAATCCAAAGGTGAAACATAAAGTGATTTGGGGATTGCTGATCGGTGCCATTTCAGTTGCAATGACAATTGCAGGTGGTTTGACGAGTTTACAAACTGCATCCGTTGTAACAGGATTACCATTCTCTATTATTCTATTACTAATGACACTTTCTATTATGCGCGCGCTTCGCAGAGAACATACGAAGCACTTCCAAATGTCTTATATTGATGATGACAAAGATTATTCCATTCCATTAGAACAACGAGAAGATCATAATAAATCTAATGAAAAGGAACAAGATAAGGAACAGAACAATGAAGAAGAATAA
- the nagA gene encoding N-acetylglucosamine-6-phosphate deacetylase produces the protein MSTNYVITNGKIYTEKQVIENGYLVVEDGKISDIQQGTYTGELEQIDVKGQNVLPGFIDIHIHGGYGEDAMDASYDGLKHLAEQLLSEGTTTFLATTMTQSDANIEKALKNIVAYQADQQRGEAAEVGGVHLEGPFISEHKVGAQNPKYVQRPSASKIQHFQEVANQQIKIITFAPEVEGAHDTLNQLHEDIIFSMGHTVATFDEANEAVDHGAKHVTHLYNAATPFEHRDPGVFGAAWTNEQLNTEIIVDGIHSHPASVHIAYKQKGNEHMYLITDAMRAKGMEDGEYDLGGQNVIVKGKEARLASGALAGSILKMNDGLYNLIEYTHDSLENLWRVTSLNQAIALKIDDHKGSLAIGKDADIVVVDDTIRVDKTIKSGVVHQY, from the coding sequence ATGTCAACAAACTATGTCATTACAAATGGTAAAATTTATACGGAAAAGCAAGTTATTGAAAATGGATATCTTGTAGTAGAAGATGGCAAAATAAGTGATATTCAACAAGGAACGTATACTGGAGAATTAGAACAAATCGACGTGAAAGGTCAAAATGTATTACCAGGTTTCATAGATATTCACATTCATGGTGGCTATGGTGAGGACGCAATGGATGCTTCTTATGACGGGTTAAAACATTTGGCTGAACAATTATTATCAGAGGGAACAACAACATTCTTAGCAACGACGATGACGCAATCGGACGCTAATATTGAAAAGGCATTGAAAAACATTGTGGCATATCAAGCTGATCAACAACGAGGAGAAGCGGCTGAAGTAGGTGGTGTTCATTTAGAAGGACCATTTATTTCAGAGCATAAAGTTGGCGCGCAAAATCCTAAATATGTGCAACGTCCATCTGCGTCAAAGATTCAACATTTCCAAGAAGTTGCGAATCAGCAAATCAAAATTATTACCTTTGCGCCTGAAGTTGAAGGCGCACATGATACACTTAATCAATTGCATGAAGATATTATCTTCTCAATGGGGCATACTGTGGCAACGTTTGATGAAGCGAATGAAGCGGTGGACCATGGTGCAAAACATGTAACACATCTATATAATGCAGCTACACCATTTGAACATCGCGATCCAGGTGTCTTTGGTGCGGCGTGGACGAATGAACAATTAAATACGGAAATTATAGTTGATGGTATTCATTCACATCCTGCTTCTGTACATATTGCTTATAAGCAAAAAGGAAATGAACACATGTATCTCATCACTGATGCGATGCGTGCGAAAGGAATGGAAGACGGTGAATATGATTTAGGCGGACAGAATGTCATCGTTAAAGGAAAAGAGGCTCGCCTAGCAAGTGGCGCTTTAGCAGGTAGCATCTTGAAAATGAATGACGGTTTGTATAATTTAATTGAATATACACATGATTCATTAGAGAATTTATGGCGTGTAACGAGTTTGAATCAAGCCATCGCATTAAAAATTGATGACCATAAAGGTAGTTTAGCCATCGGTAAAGATGCTGATATCGTAGTAGTAGATGATACGATTCGTGTTGATAAAACAATCAAATCAGGGGTTGTACATCAATATTAA
- the nagB gene encoding glucosamine-6-phosphate deaminase — translation MKITNLVDKKLASDYVAIELLKLIKDKPDAILGLATGGTMTDVYPRFSELLSANHVDLANVQTFNLDEYVGLEPEHAQSYHTYMHQLLFDHNASWNADNIHIPQGHVDDLEREARRYENQLKQIGQPDIQLLGIGENGHIGFNEPGTSFESETRVVDLTESTINANSVHFDHIDDVPKQAVSMGLNSIMRAKRIILLAFGERKRDAIHQLLNGETNESLPASILHQHPNVEIIVDDTIFNRL, via the coding sequence ATGAAGATAACGAACTTAGTAGATAAAAAATTGGCGAGTGATTATGTTGCAATTGAACTATTGAAGTTAATTAAAGATAAGCCTGATGCTATATTAGGACTTGCTACTGGTGGCACGATGACGGATGTCTATCCCCGCTTTTCAGAATTGCTATCAGCCAATCACGTTGATTTAGCAAATGTTCAAACATTCAATTTAGATGAATATGTAGGGTTAGAACCTGAACATGCTCAAAGTTATCATACGTATATGCATCAATTATTATTTGATCATAATGCTAGTTGGAATGCCGATAACATTCATATTCCTCAAGGCCATGTTGATGATTTAGAGCGTGAGGCACGTCGTTATGAGAATCAATTGAAACAAATTGGTCAACCCGACATTCAATTATTGGGTATTGGTGAAAATGGACACATCGGATTCAATGAGCCTGGCACATCTTTTGAAAGTGAAACGCGTGTGGTTGATTTAACTGAATCAACGATTAATGCTAACAGTGTTCATTTTGATCATATTGATGATGTACCTAAACAAGCCGTTTCTATGGGATTGAATTCTATTATGCGTGCGAAACGAATTATCTTATTAGCATTTGGAGAACGTAAACGTGATGCAATTCATCAACTCTTGAATGGTGAAACAAATGAATCATTGCCTGCATCTATCTTGCATCAACATCCTAATGTAGAAATCATTGTTGATGACACTATTTTCAATCGTTTATAG
- a CDS encoding N-acetylmannosamine-6-phosphate 2-epimerase → MLPNGLIVSCQALPDEPLHSSFIMSKMALAAYQGGAVGIRANTKEDILAIREEVSLPVIGIVKRDYEGSNVFITATSKEVDELIESGCEVIALDATTQTRPKESLEELVHYIREKAPHVEIMADISTVEEAINADHLNFDYIGTTLRGYTSYTKGHILFENDFEFLKEVLEKVNAKVIAEGNVITPEMYKKVSDLGVHCTVVGGAITRPKQITERFIEAVQQK, encoded by the coding sequence ATGTTACCAAATGGATTAATCGTGTCATGTCAGGCGTTACCTGACGAACCATTACACTCATCATTTATTATGTCAAAGATGGCTCTAGCAGCTTATCAAGGCGGTGCGGTTGGTATACGTGCGAATACTAAAGAAGATATATTAGCGATTCGAGAAGAAGTATCTCTACCGGTTATCGGAATTGTAAAACGAGATTATGAAGGTTCTAATGTATTTATTACAGCAACTTCTAAAGAGGTGGATGAACTAATAGAAAGTGGATGTGAAGTAATTGCTTTAGACGCGACAACGCAAACACGTCCTAAGGAGTCCCTTGAAGAATTAGTACATTACATTCGAGAGAAGGCACCCCATGTTGAAATCATGGCGGATATTTCAACTGTTGAAGAAGCCATCAATGCAGATCATTTAAACTTTGATTACATTGGCACAACATTACGTGGGTATACGTCTTATACAAAGGGACACATTCTCTTTGAAAATGATTTTGAATTTTTAAAAGAAGTATTAGAAAAGGTCAACGCGAAAGTTATCGCAGAAGGTAATGTCATTACACCTGAGATGTATAAAAAGGTAAGCGACTTAGGCGTACATTGTACGGTTGTCGGTGGCGCAATTACACGTCCTAAACAAATCACTGAACGTTTTATAGAAGCTGTCCAACAAAAATAA
- a CDS encoding MurR/RpiR family transcriptional regulator, translating to MKFENRIQRSRHVLTKMDKKIIEYIQTHELDENFSTINSLAYAIGTSPATITRFSGKLNYANFQDMKFNLQHEKSEKVVENAPLVQLIHRYHQNIIQQTGEFISEEKIKRLAHNLKTCRQVNFAGLGSSGLTTSEFYYRTMRMGIKGSVSTDAHQMKISASLLSSRDMFVAISNSGETLELIEAAKIARNQGAYVVVITNFEGSALTKNADLVLITTAQSSNNDSKFINSQIATLFLLDIVSYLLLNDTHMHHVYQQTRDVILGNEKE from the coding sequence ATGAAATTTGAAAATCGTATTCAACGAAGTCGTCATGTATTAACGAAAATGGATAAAAAAATTATTGAATATATACAAACACATGAACTTGATGAAAATTTCTCAACAATTAATTCCTTAGCTTATGCTATTGGGACATCACCTGCTACCATTACACGATTTAGTGGGAAATTAAATTATGCCAACTTTCAAGATATGAAGTTTAATTTGCAACACGAAAAATCAGAAAAAGTAGTAGAAAATGCACCGCTTGTTCAGCTCATTCATCGATATCATCAAAATATTATCCAACAAACGGGTGAATTTATTTCCGAGGAAAAGATTAAACGTCTAGCACACAATTTGAAAACGTGTAGACAAGTCAATTTCGCAGGATTAGGAAGTTCGGGATTAACGACAAGTGAATTTTACTATCGCACAATGCGTATGGGTATTAAAGGCTCTGTCTCAACAGATGCGCATCAAATGAAGATATCTGCGTCGCTACTTTCATCACGAGACATGTTTGTCGCTATTTCAAATAGTGGGGAAACGTTAGAGTTAATTGAAGCTGCGAAGATTGCCCGTAATCAAGGGGCTTATGTAGTCGTCATAACGAATTTCGAAGGTAGTGCGCTTACTAAGAATGCAGATTTAGTATTAATTACGACGGCTCAATCAAGTAATAATGACTCAAAATTCATCAACTCACAAATCGCAACTTTATTTTTATTAGATATCGTGAGTTATTTATTACTTAATGACACACATATGCATCATGTGTATCAACAAACACGAGACGTCATATTAGGAAATGAGAAAGAATGA
- a CDS encoding ROK family protein translates to MYKIAVDIGGTNIKVAVINDDLEMIDYKKIKTPDNFHIRIVDETYKLVEGFVNQYQLKNPFIGISSAGVVDSDLGQIIYTGPTIPNYDGTQFFDVFKDLSDDIAVYNDVDAALLGELKLHRYEEDHIFCLTLGTGIGGAFYSEASGIYQGSRHRANEIGYLLYREEDGKTYEQRASTSALKNLMTKYQFEYGTDVPKIFDLAEEGNEEALNILNEWSNYVAEGIAQIQIIYDPGLILIGGGISSQGETLLKYIEPKIHHYLPSDYGIAKIQTTQTKNHAALFGAITKQ, encoded by the coding sequence ATGTATAAAATAGCTGTAGACATAGGCGGAACTAATATTAAAGTGGCAGTCATTAATGATGACTTAGAGATGATTGACTATAAAAAGATTAAAACGCCAGACAATTTCCATATTCGTATCGTGGATGAAACATATAAATTAGTAGAAGGCTTTGTAAATCAATATCAACTTAAAAATCCATTTATCGGTATTTCTAGTGCTGGTGTCGTAGATTCAGATTTAGGTCAAATTATTTACACGGGGCCAACCATTCCAAATTATGACGGTACACAATTCTTCGATGTCTTCAAAGATTTATCGGATGATATCGCTGTTTATAATGATGTAGATGCGGCATTGTTAGGAGAACTTAAACTTCATCGTTATGAAGAAGATCATATATTTTGTTTAACTTTGGGAACAGGTATTGGTGGTGCATTTTACAGTGAAGCTTCTGGTATTTATCAAGGTTCACGTCACCGTGCCAATGAAATTGGTTACTTACTCTATCGTGAAGAAGATGGTAAAACATATGAGCAACGTGCCTCAACATCAGCACTTAAAAATTTAATGACTAAATATCAATTTGAATATGGTACAGATGTTCCTAAAATATTTGATTTAGCAGAGGAAGGAAATGAAGAAGCACTTAATATTCTCAATGAATGGAGTAATTATGTTGCTGAAGGAATTGCTCAAATTCAAATTATTTATGATCCAGGCTTGATTCTTATTGGTGGTGGTATTTCATCTCAAGGAGAAACACTTCTCAAATATATAGAACCTAAGATTCATCATTATTTACCTTCTGACTATGGCATTGCTAAGATACAAACAACTCAAACAAAGAATCATGCTGCTTTATTCGGTGCAATCACTAAACAGTAG
- a CDS encoding N-acetylneuraminate lyase, with protein sequence MEDKLKGLYAALLVPFDEHGQVKEEGLKQIAKNAIETEKLDGLYVNGSSGENFLISKEQKKQIFRVVKETVGDDVNLIAQIGSLDLNEAIELGKYATELGYDALSAVTPFYYPFSFEEIKQYYFDIIEATQNNMIIYAIPDLTGVNISIEQFGELFNHEKIVGVKYTAPNFFLLERIRKAFPNKLILSGFDEMLVQATISGVDGAIGSTYNVNGRRARQIFDLAREGKIAEAYQIQHDTNDIIETVLSMGIYPTLKEILKSRGIDGGLPKRPFRPFDESHRDALDTLIKKYDL encoded by the coding sequence ATGGAAGATAAATTAAAAGGATTATACGCCGCTTTACTTGTACCGTTTGATGAACATGGACAAGTGAAAGAAGAAGGATTAAAGCAAATTGCTAAAAATGCGATTGAGACTGAGAAACTTGATGGTTTATATGTAAATGGTAGTTCTGGGGAGAACTTCTTAATTAGTAAAGAACAAAAGAAACAAATTTTTAGAGTAGTGAAAGAAACTGTTGGAGACGATGTGAACTTAATTGCGCAAATTGGATCATTAGATTTAAATGAAGCGATTGAACTTGGGAAATACGCAACAGAACTAGGTTATGATGCGTTATCAGCAGTGACACCATTCTATTATCCATTCTCTTTTGAAGAAATTAAGCAATATTATTTCGACATTATCGAAGCAACACAAAACAATATGATTATTTATGCGATTCCTGACTTAACAGGTGTCAATATTAGCATCGAACAATTTGGCGAGCTATTTAATCACGAAAAAATTGTAGGTGTGAAATACACTGCACCGAACTTCTTCTTATTAGAACGTATCCGTAAGGCATTTCCAAATAAACTCATATTATCTGGATTTGATGAAATGTTAGTGCAAGCGACAATTTCAGGTGTCGATGGGGCAATTGGTTCAACATACAATGTGAATGGTCGCCGTGCACGACAAATATTTGATTTAGCACGAGAAGGAAAAATTGCTGAAGCATACCAAATTCAACATGATACGAATGACATCATCGAAACGGTATTAAGTATGGGCATTTACCCAACACTCAAAGAAATATTAAAATCTCGTGGTATCGATGGCGGATTACCTAAACGTCCATTCCGACCATTTGATGAATCACATCGCGACGCATTAGACACATTAATTAAAAAATATGATTTATAA